In Tessaracoccus flavus, the following are encoded in one genomic region:
- the lnt gene encoding apolipoprotein N-acyltransferase, whose protein sequence is MITRPPLPLLVSVALAVLTGILIGAGQAPLGVWPATILGVGLFTWLTAGCRPRAAFGLGLLTGLAMNTLTVSWVSVLGVWVGVALVGFLALWWGLLGLAVSRLTLLRPWVLLVPAAWVAMEFVSGKIPFGGFSWTRLAYTTIDQPLAGWLPWLGVTGVGYLVALVAQLGLQAIVSRQARLRAVVTALAAFLIGGLANLAPLAAASGEVSVAVVQPNVNRHEHGTASYARSVTNNALSETVFALAEARATGVELDFVVWPENATDVDPTTDATTRGLVELAVEIADLPIFVGAVMDGPSPDTRQTSSIWWDPATGPGAEYHKRDLVPFGEWIPFRDVLLPRLPILEQIGRQSIPGEGPGVVPAPVADRPGLEVGTIICFELAYDDTSYDVVRHGAQAVVSQSNTNTYGATFQPHQQLVINRVRAKEMGRDIAVATLNSLTGYVDARGNVHDVTDEFVSATRFMTLGLRDNVNASVRLSPWLAWIATIATVAGVAASLRRTGGTER, encoded by the coding sequence GTGATCACGCGCCCTCCACTGCCCCTGCTCGTCTCGGTCGCGCTAGCCGTCCTGACGGGGATCCTCATCGGCGCCGGACAGGCACCCCTGGGCGTATGGCCCGCCACGATCCTCGGGGTCGGGCTCTTCACGTGGCTGACCGCCGGGTGCCGTCCCCGTGCCGCATTCGGACTCGGTTTGCTGACGGGGCTGGCGATGAACACGCTGACAGTGTCCTGGGTCTCGGTGCTCGGAGTCTGGGTGGGCGTCGCGCTCGTCGGGTTCCTGGCGCTGTGGTGGGGACTCCTGGGCCTTGCGGTGAGCCGTCTCACGCTGCTGCGACCGTGGGTGCTGCTGGTTCCAGCGGCCTGGGTCGCGATGGAGTTCGTGTCGGGAAAGATCCCGTTCGGCGGATTCTCCTGGACGAGGCTGGCCTACACCACGATCGACCAGCCGCTGGCCGGCTGGCTGCCCTGGCTGGGCGTAACGGGCGTCGGTTACCTGGTGGCCCTGGTCGCCCAGCTCGGGCTGCAGGCCATCGTGTCCCGCCAGGCCCGCCTTCGCGCGGTCGTGACCGCGCTGGCCGCCTTCCTGATCGGGGGTCTCGCCAACCTCGCCCCCCTCGCGGCGGCCTCGGGTGAGGTGAGCGTCGCCGTGGTGCAGCCGAACGTCAACCGGCACGAACACGGGACCGCCTCGTACGCTCGTTCGGTCACCAACAATGCCTTGAGCGAAACCGTCTTCGCCCTGGCCGAGGCGCGCGCCACGGGCGTCGAGCTCGACTTCGTGGTGTGGCCCGAGAACGCCACCGACGTCGATCCGACCACCGACGCCACGACGCGTGGGCTCGTCGAACTGGCGGTCGAGATCGCGGACCTCCCCATCTTCGTGGGGGCGGTCATGGACGGACCGTCCCCCGACACCCGACAGACGTCGAGCATCTGGTGGGACCCGGCGACAGGCCCCGGGGCTGAGTATCACAAGCGCGACCTCGTCCCCTTCGGCGAGTGGATCCCCTTCCGTGACGTCCTCCTGCCCCGCCTGCCGATCCTCGAACAGATCGGGCGCCAGTCGATCCCGGGGGAGGGCCCGGGCGTCGTGCCGGCGCCTGTGGCGGATCGGCCGGGCCTCGAGGTGGGGACCATCATCTGCTTCGAACTCGCCTACGACGACACCTCCTACGACGTGGTGCGCCACGGCGCGCAAGCCGTCGTCAGCCAGTCGAACACGAACACCTACGGTGCCACCTTCCAACCGCACCAGCAGCTGGTGATCAACCGCGTGCGCGCCAAGGAGATGGGCCGCGACATCGCCGTCGCCACGCTCAACTCCCTGACGGGCTACGTGGACGCCCGGGGCAACGTGCACGATGTGACCGATGAGTTCGTGTCCGCCACACGCTTCATGACGCTCGGGCTGCGCGACAACGTCAACGCGTCGGTCAGGCTCAGTCCGTGGCTCGCCTGGATCGCCACCATCGCCACCGTCGCGGGAGTGGCGGCATCCCTGCGCCGGACCGGTGGGACCGAGCGCTAG
- a CDS encoding 5'-3' exonuclease, with protein MSTLMAFDTSYLYFRAFFGVPATFRSPDGRPVNAVRGTLDFIARLVEQYSPDRFVCAWDDDWRPSWRVDLVPSYKTHRVIEGATQSVEIVDDDLTIQVPMIRDCLDALGIPVVGVAEHEADDVLASLARQHDGQSLVVTGDRDLFQLVGPDTSVVYVARGVAKHELVTPEVLATKYELAPDSYVDFAVLRGDPSDGLPGVKGIGDKSAATLVNRYPSLEAMVEAAIDAGSGMSPSMRSKLLADVDYLARAREVVTAVDTLALPTLEATPADEARIAELTETLGLGGSMGRLSALISRRAAHTGTN; from the coding sequence GTGAGCACCCTCATGGCATTCGATACCTCCTACCTGTATTTCCGGGCGTTCTTCGGAGTGCCCGCGACGTTTCGCTCCCCAGATGGCCGCCCGGTCAACGCGGTGCGCGGAACGCTCGATTTCATCGCCCGTCTGGTTGAGCAGTACTCACCCGATCGTTTCGTGTGCGCCTGGGACGACGACTGGCGCCCGTCCTGGCGCGTGGATCTGGTGCCGAGCTACAAGACGCACCGCGTCATCGAGGGAGCCACTCAGAGCGTTGAGATCGTCGACGACGACCTGACGATCCAGGTGCCCATGATCCGAGACTGTCTGGACGCGCTCGGCATCCCTGTCGTGGGGGTGGCCGAGCACGAGGCCGACGACGTCCTCGCCTCCCTGGCGCGCCAACACGACGGGCAGAGCCTGGTGGTCACCGGTGACCGGGACCTGTTCCAGCTGGTGGGGCCGGACACCAGCGTCGTCTACGTCGCGCGCGGCGTGGCCAAGCATGAGCTGGTCACCCCCGAGGTGCTGGCCACGAAGTACGAGCTCGCGCCCGACAGTTACGTCGACTTCGCGGTGCTGCGCGGCGATCCTTCCGACGGCCTGCCGGGGGTCAAGGGGATCGGCGACAAGAGCGCAGCAACGTTGGTCAACCGCTACCCCAGCCTCGAGGCGATGGTGGAGGCGGCCATCGACGCCGGCTCCGGGATGTCCCCCTCGATGCGCTCGAAGCTGCTGGCCGACGTCGACTACCTCGCGCGGGCCCGTGAGGTGGTGACGGCCGTGGACACGCTCGCGTTGCCGACGCTCGAGGCGACGCCCGCGGACGAGGCCCGGATCGCCGAGCTCACCGAGACCCTCGGGCTCGGCGGGTCGATGGGCAGGCTGTCAGCCCTCATCTCTCGGCGTGCAGCACATACAGGGACGAACTAG
- the metW gene encoding methionine biosynthesis protein MetW produces MRRDLELISTLIPEGSRVLDLGCGDGTLLAMLRDRGCSGTGVDVNPDDVIAALRAGVDVIELDLDSQLGEFADDSYDFVVLSRTLQTVHRPRAVLAEMGRIAVHSVVSMPNFAHWRNRLRLLRGRMPMSRDLPFDWYDTPNLHHASLPDLEPLFASVRMKIDRRIPLDAEGRPHRLGNVAANLAASSSLYVLHAER; encoded by the coding sequence GTGAGGCGGGATCTGGAGCTCATCTCGACGCTGATCCCGGAGGGGTCTCGGGTGTTGGACCTCGGGTGCGGCGACGGCACGCTGCTTGCGATGCTGCGCGACCGCGGCTGCTCAGGCACCGGTGTGGATGTGAACCCCGACGACGTCATCGCCGCGCTGCGGGCGGGCGTCGACGTGATCGAGCTCGACCTCGATTCCCAGCTGGGCGAGTTTGCCGACGACTCCTACGACTTCGTGGTGCTCTCGCGCACGCTGCAGACGGTGCACCGGCCACGGGCGGTGCTGGCGGAGATGGGGCGGATCGCGGTGCACTCCGTCGTGTCGATGCCGAACTTCGCGCATTGGCGAAACCGCCTGCGCCTGCTGCGCGGACGGATGCCCATGTCACGGGACCTCCCATTCGACTGGTACGACACGCCCAACCTCCACCACGCGTCGCTACCCGACCTCGAGCCGCTCTTCGCGTCGGTGCGGATGAAGATCGACCGGCGCATCCCGCTGGACGCCGAGGGGCGCCCGCACCGGCTCGGCAACGTCGCGGCGAACCTCGCCGCTAGTTCGTCCCTGTATGTGCTGCACGCCGAGAGATGA
- a CDS encoding VIT1/CCC1 transporter family protein — protein sequence MSTVVEPQIESAALSGRLNWLRAGVLGANDGIVSISATVVGVAAATNTVTPVLLAGVAAVVAGAISMALGEYVSVSSAADSQRSIIATLRRLLTSDRPLADGALVAAYERQGLSRDTAERVVAEIGEHNVMRAHLSQRYHLAEDEVVNAWHAAIASGISFLAGALLPFLTIILTPVPLRIPVTVVAVLVALALTGGLGAKLGGAPVRPAMVRVMAGGMLALAATYAIGLALGVSVA from the coding sequence ATGAGCACCGTCGTCGAGCCCCAGATCGAGTCAGCAGCGCTGTCGGGCAGGCTGAACTGGCTACGCGCCGGGGTCCTCGGCGCCAACGATGGGATCGTGTCGATCTCTGCCACTGTGGTCGGTGTCGCCGCAGCCACCAACACAGTCACGCCAGTCCTCCTCGCCGGCGTCGCCGCCGTGGTCGCCGGGGCCATCTCCATGGCACTGGGGGAGTACGTGTCGGTCTCGAGCGCCGCGGATTCGCAGCGCTCCATCATCGCTACTCTTCGGCGTCTCCTCACATCCGACCGCCCCCTGGCCGACGGAGCCCTCGTGGCCGCCTACGAGCGGCAGGGGCTGAGCCGGGACACAGCCGAGCGGGTCGTCGCCGAGATCGGTGAGCACAACGTGATGCGGGCGCACCTCTCGCAGCGATACCACCTCGCCGAAGACGAGGTGGTCAACGCCTGGCACGCGGCCATCGCGTCCGGCATCTCGTTCCTGGCGGGCGCGCTGCTACCGTTCCTCACGATCATCCTGACGCCGGTGCCCCTGCGGATCCCCGTCACCGTGGTGGCAGTGCTCGTCGCGCTTGCGCTGACGGGTGGCCTCGGCGCCAAGCTGGGTGGAGCACCCGTTCGGCCCGCGATGGTGCGCGTGATGGCCGGAGGCATGTTGGCGCTCGCCGCCACCTATGCGATCGGACTCGCCTTGGGCGTCAGCGTCGCCTGA
- the metX gene encoding homoserine O-acetyltransferase MetX, which translates to MKAAASPSLGVVETHSATVFDAARPLHLRSGATLDHVEVAYETYGTLNEQRSNAVYICHALTGDAHAAGYHDGDDKPGWWDNMIGPGKPIDTDRWFVVCANILGGCQGTTGPASINPATGEPYALDFPLLHVADFVEVHRALARHLGIARFAAVVGGSLGGMQVLQWAMLYPSELGRALIFAASSRLTAQNIAFSAVGRQAIMRDSGFSEGKFLSRGTAPRKGLAVARMMAHITYLSEEAFQEKFGRQSQRDELKPNFGVDFAVESYLEYQGQRFLSRFDALSYLYLTRVMDYFDPFADEGALDALIAEPVRFLVVSFDSDWRFSTEHSRRIVRHLEGAGLPTSFREIRSSWGHDSFLLELPDYHATVRAYLDRAAEELL; encoded by the coding sequence GTGAAAGCCGCAGCAAGTCCCAGCCTCGGTGTCGTCGAGACCCACAGCGCGACCGTCTTCGACGCCGCGCGGCCGCTTCACCTGCGGTCAGGGGCGACCCTCGATCACGTCGAGGTCGCCTACGAGACCTACGGCACCCTCAACGAGCAGCGCTCCAACGCGGTCTACATCTGCCACGCCCTGACCGGCGACGCCCACGCCGCCGGCTACCACGACGGCGACGACAAGCCAGGGTGGTGGGACAACATGATCGGGCCGGGCAAACCCATCGACACCGATCGCTGGTTCGTGGTGTGCGCCAACATCCTCGGTGGCTGTCAGGGCACCACCGGCCCCGCGTCCATCAACCCGGCGACGGGGGAGCCCTACGCGCTGGACTTCCCTCTCCTGCACGTGGCCGACTTCGTCGAGGTGCACCGAGCCCTCGCCCGCCACCTCGGCATCGCACGCTTCGCGGCCGTCGTCGGCGGGTCGTTGGGGGGCATGCAGGTGCTCCAGTGGGCGATGCTCTATCCGTCCGAGCTGGGGCGCGCGCTCATCTTTGCCGCCTCGTCCCGGCTCACGGCCCAGAACATCGCCTTCTCCGCGGTGGGGCGCCAGGCGATCATGCGGGACTCAGGTTTCAGCGAGGGGAAGTTCCTCAGCCGCGGCACAGCGCCCCGCAAGGGCCTGGCCGTAGCCCGGATGATGGCCCACATCACCTACCTCTCGGAGGAGGCCTTCCAGGAGAAGTTCGGTCGCCAATCCCAGCGGGACGAACTGAAACCCAACTTCGGCGTCGACTTCGCGGTGGAGAGCTACCTCGAGTACCAGGGCCAACGGTTCCTCAGCCGCTTCGACGCCCTGAGCTATCTCTATCTAACCCGAGTGATGGACTACTTCGACCCCTTCGCTGACGAGGGAGCCCTCGACGCTCTGATCGCCGAGCCCGTGCGGTTCCTCGTCGTCAGCTTCGACTCCGACTGGCGCTTCTCCACCGAACATTCACGCAGGATCGTGCGCCACCTGGAGGGCGCGGGGTTGCCGACGTCCTTCAGGGAGATCCGCTCCTCCTGGGGGCACGACTCGTTCCTGCTCGAACTTCCGGACTACCACGCCACGGTGCGGGCCTATCTCGACCGGGCAGCGGAGGAGTTGCTGTGA